A single Nicotiana tabacum cultivar K326 chromosome 5, ASM71507v2, whole genome shotgun sequence DNA region contains:
- the LOC107776637 gene encoding uncharacterized protein LOC107776637, with protein MAKNLDDYEFWLPSQFLTDDDLLMDFKDNSTVGERNDGVKYLGRDFQLGLNPFGLQSDLSSPVESAVGSVDTESEEEYITELTRKMAHSTLHESGFGYQNTKGWSLLGSPQSTLCGCKQGSSGESPNCPSQASSPPPMNRNDRAFDLIYAAADELARLRIMEDAAGFYQTKTGLTATPEKTSTVPVAPNKSKQFFGSLNSNQLSYQQLQVAQFQRLKQQQIMKQGQGQGVLGSGKGGFRQYMVNQNPQKLGQSRGQNGVARPMNSSNSSWPTLRQSQQQQPGSGMHAVFLGNPGPKKECAGTGVFLPKNIRTQTETKKKPGNTTVLLPDRVVQALNLNLGAMDARSQPQAQPRCYNGGSGSIPASGSESWNTMSVTQQRNNNRTENTYSQRATMPQELLLPQDWTY; from the exons ATGGCGAAGAACTTAGATGATTATGAGTTTTGGCTTCCTTCACAGTTTCTAACTGACGATGACCTTCTAATGGACTTCAAGGATAACTCTACTGTAGGAGAGAGGAACGACGGCGTAAAGTACCTTGGACGTGATTTTCAACTTGGGCTTAACCCGTTTGGACTTCAGTCGGACTTGAGTTCGCCCGTTGAGTCAGCAGTTGGGTCAGTGGATACAGAGAGTGAAGAAGAGTATATCACTGAGTTAACTCGTAAAATGGCTCACTCCACACTTCATGAATCCGGTTTCGGCTATCAAAACACAAAG GGCTGGAGTTTGTTAGGTTCACCTCAGTCGACGTTATGCGGGTGTAAACAGGGCTCAAGCGGTGAAAGTCCAAACTGCCCTTCACAGGCCTCTTCCCCGCCGCCAATGAACCGAAACGATAGGGCTTTTGACCTTATTTATGCGGCTGCTGATGAGTTGGCTAGACTTAGGATAATGGAGGATGCAGCTGGATTTTATCAGACCAAAACTGGATTAACTGCTACGCCCGAGAAAACTAGTACAGTCCCTGTAGCCCCAAACAAGTCTAAGCAATTTTTTGGGTCATTGAACTCAAATCAGCTCTCTTACCAGCAATTACAAGTAGCTCAA TTTCAGAGATtgaaacaacaacaaataatgaaGCAAGGGCAAGGGCAAGGAGTATTGGGTTCGGGCAAGGGTGGATTTAGGCAGTATATGGTGAACCAGAACCCCCAGAAATTGGGTCAGAGCAGAGGCCAAAACGGAGTTGCTAGACCTATGAATTCTTCAAATTCTAGCTGGCCCACGTTGCGACAGTCTCAGCAACAGCAGCCTGGCTCAGGGATGCACGCTGTTTTTCTAGGAAATCCTGGTCCCAAAAAGGAGTGTGCTGGAACTGGTGTTTTCTTGCCTAAAAATATTAGAACACAAACTGAAACTAAGAAGAAACCAG GGAACACGACAGTTTTACTGCCAGATAGAGTGGTCCAGGCCCTGAACTTGAATTTAGGAGCTATGGATGCTCGGTCGCAGCCTCAGGCTCAACCCAGGTGTTATAATGGCGGAAGTGGCTCAATTCCAGCTAGTGGTTCGGAATCTTGGAATACTATGTCGGTGACACAACAAAGAAATAACAATAGAACGGAAAATACTTACTCACAGCGAGCAACAATGCCACAAGAGTTACTTCTTCCACAGGACTGGACTTACTGA